One Chloroflexota bacterium genomic window, GTCACCTGGCTTGGCTTCCTCGAATGCGGCGACAAGCATCATCAAGGGATTAGCAGCACCAGCATCACCGACTGTGCTGAGCAATTCCTGCTGGACTTGGCTGGGCACAAACCCAAGACTCTTGCCTATGGCGGCATGCTCTCGAACATAGAGGCACGGATAGATTACCTTAGCGAAGTCTTTGGCTCTCAAGCCGTATTTCTTCAGGAGACCTGAAATGGCCTCACTGACGAATTTCGTATAGCCCTCGTCGCGGATCCATCTATCTTCCGAAGTATGTACAAATTTGTCGTCCTCAGCCCTCCAGCGGTCCATGAAATCACTGGTAATCGAGAAGGATCCTCCTGGTATTGCAATCACCCGGTTGTCTCCAACTACAAAAGCAGCAGCCCCATCTCCGTAGTTTGCCTCTCCAAAGCTACCTGGCTTCGCCACACGGCAATCGGAAGCGCAGACAATAACGCTCTTTGCTGACCCAGCCTTGACGGCATCACATCCTGCGATAAGAGCTGCGGTACCCGCCTTGGTGGAGTTAGTGAAATCAGCAGTTCTGATACTGGAGCTGAGATCTAGAGCAGAGGCTACAATGCCAGCGTCCTGCCTCTCCTTATAGGGAGGGGTAACCGTGGCAAGGTACAAAGCTTCCAGTGTTTCTCTTCCGCCCCCGCTTAGGCAGTCAGACCCAGCAGCAACCGCCATAGTGACAGCATCCTCGTCATAGTTGGCGACAGCCTTCTCTCCGGGAATACCCCCTGTATTGAACCATCCCATAGCCGTGGTGATCGTCTTGCGGTTCAAACGGTACCATGGTACATAAGCTCCATACGAAACGATTCCTATCATCTTCTATGCCTCCTCAAAGTGTTGACTGTGAACCCATGTCATACTGCTCCGAGGCGTCAATCTCTCATGAAACGTAGAACACCACCCAGGATCAGTCCCACCGCACTCTGGGGGGTACACTTCAATCATTGTTAGATTACCCCCTCGTCTTTCAAACGGGCGATATCACCCCATTCATAGCCAAGCTCCAAGAGCACCTCTTCAGTGTGCTCTCCTATCTCAGGAGCCTTTGTTCGGGGACGTGCTTCCATCTTGGAGAGGCTGAAAGGCACGCCGGGGATCTTCACATGACCCAAGACAGGATGGTGGAAATCAGTCACATAGTCATTTGCCAGCACCTGGGGATCTAACGCAGCTTCGGAAACAGTATTGACAACGTCCCAAGCGAACTGGGCCTTCTCTTTGAACCTCTTGACCCATTCGTCTCTAGACTTCTGAGCAAAGATTGAGTCCAGGAGTTTAATGAACTCCTTGTTGTTGTCCCTTCTCATCTGTGGTGTGGCAAGCAGCTCCTCCACCTCTTTCCCTGGAATGTCGAGCATTTCTCGGACGTTGTCCCAGAATCTGTCATATTGCATGTCGGAAAGTTCTATCCATTTGCCGTCGGCGCACCGGTAGCTATTGGTAAAGGCATTCCCTGATCTAGCCCTGGAATGTCTCGGTTGCTGCCGCCCGCGCCAAAGTGCAGTTTGGATATTGAGCGCCTGCAAATGTATCGCCGAACCCAGCATGGACACGTAGATCTCCTGACCGATACCGGCCCGCTCCTTAGCCAAGAGTCCAACCAATATGGCATATGCCGTCATTGTTGCCGCCAACTGGTCTACCACAGCTCCGACTATCTCGAAAGGTTCTGGGCTGTCTCGATCTCCGCAGGCCATCATCAGACCCGAACGTGCCTGCGCCAGGACGTCGAAGGCCCGCTTCTCCGCATCTTCTCCCTTTGACCCATATCCCGAAGCAATTACGTATATGATCTGAGGGTTGTGCTTACAAAGGTTTTGGTAGTCCAATCCCAAACGTTCGCGCAATCCCTCACGATAGTTAGTGTAGAACACGTCGGACGTTTGGACCAGGCGATAGAATATCTCACGTCCCTTCTCCTTGCTCAGGTCGAGGGTAATGCCCCTCTTGTTGCGGTTGAATGTCTCAAAGACAAGGTTTAGGCCATGAGGCAACATCATTTGGCGATCCCAGAGCTTCTGAGAGCCCCTGGAAGGATCACCAACGCCAGGTTGCTCCACCTTTATCACCTCTGCTCCAAGGTCACCAAGCATGTAGCCGGCACCTGCTCCATTGATAAAAGATGCCCATTCCAGCAATCGAATGCCATCAAGTGGTCCGCTCATCTGTCTTGCTCCGGTTTCTGAAACTGCCTCGAGTATTCTATTTCTTGTCGTAGTACTTCGGGGGATTCTTCGTGTGCCGGTCTTGCATTCCGTGCAGGGAATCTTTTAGACCCTGGTTCCTGCGCTCCTTGAAGAAGTTATATTCGTCGGGCTCCCAGCGCAGATTGGTAAACAGAGTATGTGAGAAATATGCGGCGCTGACGCTGGCTGTATGCATCCCCATTATGTTCAACCACAATTCCAGGGTGGATTTGCCTATGGCTATACCATCCCGAGGCAACTTTGCCAAGTCTTCAGCCAGTTCCCTCACTTCGCTCTCAAGTTCATCAGATGGGACAGCCTTCGTCACCAAAGTCATGTCAGCCGCTTCTTTCCCCGAGAATCTTCTGCCCGTGAAGATGAGGTCTCTGGCTCTCTTGAAACCTACAGTTAGAATAAGAGATGCCACAAACGGATTGGCACTCCCAACAGTCCCAATCCGTTCTTCAATAAAGCCTAGCTCAGCGTCATCAGCCACTATAGCAAAGTCACAGAAATGCAATATCATGGTGCCTGCGCCCAAACAATAGCCTTGCCCTACGCCAATGGTGATCTTGGGGCAGTAGAGAATCCTGCACCAGTCTTCCATGAATTTCTTGTCATACTTCAGCCTTATCCGCAGACTGGGACGACGCTCTCCTTGTCC contains:
- a CDS encoding OB-fold domain-containing protein, with translation MIGIVSYGAYVPWYRLNRKTITTAMGWFNTGGIPGEKAVANYDEDAVTMAVAAGSDCLSGGGRETLEALYLATVTPPYKERQDAGIVASALDLSSSIRTADFTNSTKAGTAALIAGCDAVKAGSAKSVIVCASDCRVAKPGSFGEANYGDGAAAFVVGDNRVIAIPGGSFSITSDFMDRWRAEDDKFVHTSEDRWIRDEGYTKFVSEAISGLLKKYGLRAKDFAKVIYPCLYVREHAAIGKSLGFVPSQVQQELLSTVGDAGAANPLMMLVAAFEEAKPGDKILVASYGNGSDALFFEVTKDIVDMAEKRGMKNHLTSKKELASYEKYLTFRDVLPIEKGLRGETGPTQVTLMWRDRKVILALHGSKCKRCGTPQYPSQRICVDPECGAVDEMEDYRFADKRGRLFSYTSDSLAFSVSPPEMYGVIDFDGGGRFIFDVTDAEPESLKVDMPVEMTFRRRYVDETHGICGYFWKAAPIRV
- a CDS encoding CoA transferase encodes the protein MSGPLDGIRLLEWASFINGAGAGYMLGDLGAEVIKVEQPGVGDPSRGSQKLWDRQMMLPHGLNLVFETFNRNKRGITLDLSKEKGREIFYRLVQTSDVFYTNYREGLRERLGLDYQNLCKHNPQIIYVIASGYGSKGEDAEKRAFDVLAQARSGLMMACGDRDSPEPFEIVGAVVDQLAATMTAYAILVGLLAKERAGIGQEIYVSMLGSAIHLQALNIQTALWRGRQQPRHSRARSGNAFTNSYRCADGKWIELSDMQYDRFWDNVREMLDIPGKEVEELLATPQMRRDNNKEFIKLLDSIFAQKSRDEWVKRFKEKAQFAWDVVNTVSEAALDPQVLANDYVTDFHHPVLGHVKIPGVPFSLSKMEARPRTKAPEIGEHTEEVLLELGYEWGDIARLKDEGVI
- a CDS encoding enoyl-CoA hydratase/isomerase family protein, with translation MEYKYVIYEKKGGVATITLNRPEKLNVLNMMGTKEGVFTDMLSAMTEAEDDDEVKIIVIKGAGKHFCAGEDLSQAGFVYGFGTGGQGERRPSLRIRLKYDKKFMEDWCRILYCPKITIGVGQGYCLGAGTMILHFCDFAIVADDAELGFIEERIGTVGSANPFVASLILTVGFKRARDLIFTGRRFSGKEAADMTLVTKAVPSDELESEVRELAEDLAKLPRDGIAIGKSTLELWLNIMGMHTASVSAAYFSHTLFTNLRWEPDEYNFFKERRNQGLKDSLHGMQDRHTKNPPKYYDKK